The Deltaproteobacteria bacterium genome includes a region encoding these proteins:
- a CDS encoding 2-hydroxyacyl-CoA dehydratase, whose amino-acid sequence MIVSIKNKRENVTPMNRMPEIMLFLLAKIKKFILHFKKKKKMKEIMTVYYMEAKSARVGGRKVAWITSGGPVEPLIAMNVIPVYPENHGAMIGASKMGADLCEKSESMGYSSDLCSYARTDIACATVNGGPIGGLPRPDMLICCNNICGTVLKWYEVQARYFNVPLFILDTPFCHMGYAEEARRYVRRQLDEYVLFLEKACGSKMDHDRLKAVGKLSLEGQRLWQAVLDTTTNRPAPMTTFDAFFHLALIVSLRGTPIVIDYYTQLLEKMKDRVARGIGAIPHEKYRLLWDNIPIWHRTRWLSEKLASHNACLVADTYTSAWCRSMKYIDENNFFESMAEAYTRIYLNIGVDEMAGIVIEMVDKYKVDGIVMHSNRSCKPYSLGQYDIKKIVEREREIPCLIIEADMVDARSFSESQVSTRIDAFMEIIRQRKGD is encoded by the coding sequence GTGATTGTTTCCATAAAGAACAAAAGAGAAAATGTGACGCCCATGAATAGAATGCCGGAGATCATGCTCTTCTTACTCGCAAAGATCAAGAAATTCATCCTTCATTTCAAAAAGAAAAAGAAGATGAAAGAGATCATGACGGTCTATTACATGGAGGCCAAGAGCGCCCGCGTCGGCGGGAGGAAAGTCGCATGGATTACGAGCGGAGGCCCCGTCGAACCGCTCATCGCCATGAATGTGATCCCTGTATACCCGGAGAACCACGGTGCGATGATCGGTGCAAGCAAAATGGGGGCAGACCTCTGCGAAAAGTCGGAATCTATGGGATATTCAAGCGACCTTTGTTCCTATGCCCGCACCGATATCGCTTGCGCCACGGTAAACGGCGGCCCGATTGGCGGTCTGCCCCGTCCCGATATGCTTATCTGCTGCAACAACATCTGCGGAACCGTTCTGAAGTGGTATGAAGTTCAGGCCCGCTACTTTAATGTCCCTCTCTTTATTTTAGATACGCCCTTCTGTCACATGGGATATGCGGAAGAGGCCAGACGATACGTCCGCAGGCAGCTCGACGAATATGTCCTTTTCCTGGAAAAGGCATGCGGGAGCAAAATGGATCACGACCGCCTTAAGGCCGTGGGAAAACTTTCCCTTGAAGGGCAGAGGCTCTGGCAAGCCGTTCTGGATACGACAACGAACAGGCCCGCGCCCATGACAACGTTTGACGCCTTTTTCCATCTGGCGCTGATAGTTTCACTGAGAGGGACACCGATTGTAATCGATTACTATACACAGCTTCTTGAAAAAATGAAGGACCGGGTGGCAAGAGGGATCGGGGCCATTCCTCATGAAAAGTACAGGCTCCTCTGGGACAACATCCCTATTTGGCACCGGACACGCTGGCTCTCCGAAAAACTGGCGTCCCACAACGCATGCCTCGTGGCGGATACCTATACTTCAGCATGGTGCCGTTCAATGAAATATATTGACGAGAATAACTTCTTCGAATCCATGGCCGAGGCATATACACGCATTTACCTCAATATCGGCGTGGATGAGATGGCCGGTATCGTGATCGAAATGGTTGACAAGTATAAGGTTGACGGCATCGTGATGCACTCGAACCGGAGCTGCAAGCCTTACTCTCTTGGCCAGTACGATATAAAGAAGATCGTAGAGAGGGAAAGAGAGATTCCCTGTCTGATAATTGAAGCGGATATGGTGGATGCGCGGAGTTTCTCCGAAAGCCAGGTATCCACCCGCATTGATGCGTTTATGGAGATTATCAGGCAGAGAAAGGGTGATTAG
- a CDS encoding acyl-CoA dehydratase activase gives MITAGIDIGSITTKAAVIADGKILGTRVIFTGYNTETAGGRVYEELLRDLCLEKTAVRRVISTGYGRNSVKFVNKAMTEIICHGTGAHYLNPLIRSIIDIGGQDSKAIVLDEKGKVKNFAMNDKCAAGTGRFLEVMARALEVDLDGFGDLSLKADEPSRISSLCTVFAESEVISLISKGERRENIIAGIHESIAARVSSMANRVGIVPPLVMTGGVAKNAGVVKALEKKLGIAVEVSNYAQVNGAIGAAVLAMSLK, from the coding sequence ATGATTACAGCAGGTATTGATATCGGGTCCATTACAACGAAAGCGGCAGTCATCGCCGATGGAAAGATCCTTGGAACACGGGTAATCTTTACCGGGTACAATACTGAAACGGCCGGAGGAAGGGTGTATGAGGAACTCCTCAGAGATCTTTGTCTTGAGAAAACGGCAGTGAGGCGGGTGATCTCCACGGGATACGGAAGGAACAGTGTGAAGTTTGTTAATAAGGCAATGACGGAGATCATCTGCCACGGAACGGGCGCCCATTATTTAAATCCACTCATCCGTTCCATAATTGATATCGGCGGGCAGGACAGCAAAGCCATCGTCCTCGATGAAAAGGGGAAAGTGAAAAACTTTGCGATGAACGACAAATGTGCCGCCGGAACGGGCCGTTTTCTGGAAGTAATGGCAAGGGCGCTGGAAGTGGACCTTGATGGATTTGGCGACCTCTCCCTGAAGGCCGATGAACCCTCAAGGATCAGCAGCCTTTGCACGGTCTTTGCAGAATCGGAAGTCATCTCGCTCATCTCTAAGGGTGAACGGCGAGAGAACATAATTGCCGGCATACACGAATCCATAGCCGCACGGGTATCGTCCATGGCGAACCGTGTGGGTATTGTGCCTCCGCTTGTAATGACAGGCGGCGTGGCAAAGAATGCCGGTGTCGTGAAGGCGCTCGAAAAAAAGCTCGGAATCGCTGTCGAGGTTTCGAACTACGCACAGGTGAACGGGGCTATCGGCGCCGCCGTCCTGGCGATGAGTCTAAAATGA
- a CDS encoding methyltransferase produces the protein MSYNSPEEILRLARNFMESRILLTGAELNIFSILSQSPLSAQEVSSRIGADLRALTILLDALTAMGLLVKQNETYRCSPSLIPFLSENEPGSVLPMVLHVAHLWRRWSHFTDVVKRIKESEDTFNPPRNADEMRAFIGAMHVVAEPRVRDIVATVNPGSAKVLLDVGGASGTYTIAFLHAGPEMRATLFDQPEVIEMARERLDKAGMLTRVTLVPGDFYHDEFPPGHDLAFVSAIIHQNSLEQNEDLYKKIFRSLNRGGRIVIRDHVMEPDRIYPKDGAIFAVNMLLGTSSGGTYTFEEIRTGLSRAGFTGIRLIRKGEHMDALVEAFKLG, from the coding sequence ATGAGCTATAATAGTCCGGAGGAAATCTTGAGATTGGCCCGGAATTTCATGGAGAGCCGCATTCTGCTTACCGGCGCCGAATTAAACATTTTTAGCATTCTCAGTCAGTCGCCTTTGTCCGCTCAAGAGGTCTCAAGCAGAATCGGAGCTGATCTGCGCGCCTTAACCATTCTCCTGGACGCCCTTACTGCTATGGGTCTTCTTGTCAAACAAAATGAAACCTATCGATGTTCACCATCCCTTATCCCGTTTCTTTCTGAGAATGAGCCCGGTTCGGTTCTCCCCATGGTTCTCCATGTAGCCCATCTCTGGCGCAGATGGTCTCATTTTACAGATGTAGTAAAAAGGATAAAGGAGTCGGAAGATACTTTTAATCCTCCCCGAAATGCCGATGAAATGCGCGCATTCATCGGTGCTATGCATGTAGTTGCGGAACCGCGAGTCCGGGATATTGTGGCAACGGTTAATCCGGGCTCAGCAAAGGTCCTGCTTGACGTGGGCGGCGCCTCAGGGACGTACACCATTGCTTTCCTGCACGCTGGCCCTGAAATGAGAGCCACTTTATTTGATCAACCCGAAGTTATTGAAATGGCCCGCGAGCGTCTCGACAAGGCGGGCATGCTTACCCGTGTAACTCTGGTTCCCGGCGATTTTTATCATGATGAATTTCCACCCGGACATGACCTGGCGTTTGTTTCTGCAATCATCCACCAAAATAGCCTTGAACAGAATGAGGACCTCTACAAAAAGATTTTCCGTTCTCTTAACCGGGGAGGACGAATTGTTATTCGTGACCACGTTATGGAGCCCGATCGGATCTATCCGAAAGACGGTGCAATTTTCGCCGTCAATATGCTTCTGGGAACGTCAAGCGGCGGAACCTATACCTTTGAGGAAATCAGGACAGGTCTTTCACGGGCGGGATTTACGGGTATACGCCTCATCAGGAAGGGGGAACATATGGATGCTCTTGTTGAAGCATTCAAACTGGGCTGA
- a CDS encoding pirin family protein, giving the protein MEKIRKIRKVIKSKPTIEGAGVRLERVFAEATTFDPFLLLDDFRSTDPLYYIKGFPWHPHRGIETITYVLHGSVEHGDSMENKGVIASGDVQWMTAGSGIIHQEMPKGDEAGQMGGFQLWANLPASHKMMNPRYRDVKSNQIPEISMGSGVTIKVICGEVKGARGPVRDIIIDPEYLDITVSRGAEFIHPTKRGHTVFAYIIGGKAWFSEQKDTLLYNENLVLFHDGEHIVISTENESVRFLLISGKPIGEPVAWRGPIVMNTKQELEIAFEEYSNGTFIKHKKG; this is encoded by the coding sequence ATGGAAAAGATTAGGAAAATCCGTAAGGTTATCAAGAGCAAACCCACCATTGAAGGAGCGGGTGTCCGCTTGGAGCGAGTATTCGCGGAGGCAACTACATTCGATCCGTTCCTCCTTCTCGACGATTTTCGTTCAACGGATCCACTGTATTATATCAAGGGGTTCCCCTGGCATCCGCATCGCGGAATCGAGACAATCACGTATGTCCTTCATGGAAGTGTCGAACATGGGGATAGCATGGAAAACAAAGGCGTGATCGCCTCCGGAGATGTCCAATGGATGACCGCCGGCAGTGGTATCATCCATCAGGAAATGCCGAAAGGGGATGAGGCAGGTCAGATGGGGGGATTCCAATTATGGGCCAATCTCCCGGCCTCTCACAAGATGATGAACCCTCGCTATCGTGACGTGAAGAGCAACCAGATACCGGAAATCTCTATGGGCAGCGGCGTAACGATCAAGGTCATTTGCGGTGAGGTCAAGGGGGCTCGCGGGCCTGTCCGAGACATCATAATCGATCCGGAATACCTTGATATTACCGTGTCTCGGGGGGCAGAGTTTATTCATCCGACCAAACGGGGTCACACGGTCTTTGCCTACATTATTGGGGGCAAGGCATGGTTCAGCGAACAAAAGGACACGCTCCTCTACAATGAAAATCTTGTCCTGTTCCATGACGGAGAACACATAGTGATTTCGACTGAAAATGAATCTGTTCGCTTTCTGCTCATATCAGGCAAGCCCATTGGCGAACCTGTTGCATGGCGAGGCCCTATCGTGATGAACACAAAACAAGAATTGGAGATCGCCTTCGAGGAGTATAGCAATGGAACATTTATCAAGCACAAGAAGGGGTGA
- a CDS encoding nitroreductase family protein translates to MLIIKGSEIRKADHPIDNIFLDRWSPRAMSGEEIPETELMSLFEAARWAPSSNNNQPWRILYARRNKEQWPLFFNLLTDSNKIWAKNSSVLLLIVSKNTFDNGQPSRTHSYDAGAAWENLALQGNLRGYVVHGMQGFDYELAQSSLNIPDGFTVEAMAAIGIPGNKEDLPDYLQERESPNDRRKLTETVCEGPWV, encoded by the coding sequence ATGCTTATAATCAAAGGAAGCGAGATACGTAAAGCTGATCACCCGATTGATAATATCTTTCTTGATCGCTGGTCACCGCGTGCCATGTCGGGCGAGGAAATTCCCGAAACAGAGCTTATGTCCCTGTTTGAAGCGGCAAGATGGGCACCGTCATCCAACAACAATCAACCATGGCGCATCCTATATGCCAGACGGAACAAGGAACAGTGGCCTCTCTTCTTCAACTTGCTTACCGATTCCAATAAGATTTGGGCCAAGAATTCTTCCGTACTCCTCCTCATCGTTTCGAAAAACACCTTTGACAACGGACAGCCGTCGCGGACCCACTCCTATGATGCCGGTGCGGCATGGGAGAATCTGGCCCTGCAGGGGAACCTCAGGGGTTATGTTGTCCACGGCATGCAAGGGTTCGATTACGAACTTGCCCAGTCTTCCCTGAACATCCCTGATGGTTTCACGGTTGAGGCCATGGCAGCCATAGGCATACCAGGGAACAAGGAAGACCTGCCCGATTACCTCCAGGAGCGCGAATCACCGAACGATAGACGAAAACTCACGGAAACGGTCTGCGAAGGACCCTGGGTATGA